The following DNA comes from Cryptococcus decagattii chromosome 7, complete sequence.
GTACCCATGTTTTTTGACCTGGTACTGATCTTGGCTTGGCTCACAGGTACACGGAGATGACAAATGCTGTATCGTTGCGAGGGGATGTTCTCGATATGCTCGGAGAGTCATTGAACAACGTCTCGATGTCTGCAACCCAGTATCTTGGTCAGGCAAAAAACACAGCAGTGCGTTTACAAATATTCCGTTACATTCGACCTGACCCTGAAAATCCATATACTGATTGCCATATATCTGTAGATGAAAGAGACGGCGAAGGCAGGAGCGAAGGGTATATTCGGCAAATTGTTGTAACTAATTTTGACAAGTCTTGTAAATGTAGAGTTATCTTTGGTTATCTATATCTTGTGATTCATCTCTGCTGGTCCAGTTATCCACTACCCTTTTATGTTCATATTATTCACGATTATGAATGAAGGTCATGTCTTTCAGCAGTTCATTCATTTGCCAGTCGCTACCTACGCAAAAAATGTCACACTTTGCTAACCTTACCACCCTTCAAAATCCATTCGCTTCCCTGTTCATCGTCCCATTCGCCCCTCGCTCTCTGTCATGTCGTACCAAGAGTTATCAACCGCTGCAACGCCAGTCTACCCTTAtactcctcttcatcctcttcctctgtaCGCCGCGAAAATAAAAGGTCAGTAAGGGTCTTCACTTCTTGTGTAACCCTagtcttttcttcctctggtCCATACAACTTTGCCCCGTTCCCACTTGGTAAGGACAtcccatcatcttcatcatcttcgcTATCTCCTTAAGCATAAGTGCTGGCTTGCGTGTGTTGACTACTGCCTAATCCGGCCCATGAGATGGAATAGGTATTAACAGGTAGGTCGGATGCCCAAGCTGGACAGGTGGCTTTAGCCCATCCGATGATAGCGGCTGATCTAGCTTCAGAAGACGTTAGGGAGAGGTTGTTCGCTGCAAGAGTGGACGTGGCTGACGTGAGACTGAATGATgacatttttttttatccttccttcttttcgttGAATTTGGGAAATGGGATTTGATGGTAAAAGTTCCTTCAGGAGAGGTAGTTCGATGTTTTTATATGGCTGCCGACAGTAATTGGTGGAGGGTGATCCGGGTCGGAATTTGATTTCGTACTGATAATAAAGCTATCCTTTGTGAGAAGTCTCATGTCCGACGACTTCTCTCGCTTCTGACTTCATTCTTTTCGTCCTGATATTTTTCAACAATGTCTCATGACTTATCAACACTAAAAGGATTAGCAACGAAAGGCAGCAGTTTTTCAACGAGACACAATCATtctgaaagaaaaagatgaaagaaCTAAAATACTTCATGCCAGCTCAACTAGAACACTCGTTGAGAAAATGGTCTACTGAATACTGTCGAAACGCAACACGTTATAattgcttcttcttcttcctccccttcttcGGCTTTAAGATGGGACGAAGATCTCCACTTCTCCGCTTCTCCACTTTATTCCTTTGTAGACCTGGTaaccctcttcttcgagcCCTCAGCAGCAGGAACCTCCACTCCAGCCTGCTCGagagccttcttctcctcctcacccGCAGGAGCAACAGGGGCCACAGACTTAGTCTTTACACTAGTCTGCTTGACCTTGGTAGGGGCGGAACCGATAAAGCCAAAGAGGGCGAGAAGCATACCGAGGAGGGTGAAGACCGCCGCGGCGAGACCGGCAGCGACTTCGGGCATCTGCTTGATGGCTTGGGAAATGTCAAAGGTGGCGAGGTCTGATGAGAGAGATTGGTTTGTTAGCGTGTTGGCTTGAGATgggggaaagggaaggagtGGGAGACGGTAACTTACGAAGGAATTCGTAAACCTTGAGCTGAACCTTGTCAACAAGAGAAGAGGGCTCTTCCAATTCCTCTTCATTAGAGCCTTCGGCCTCCTTTTCGATAGGCTTCTTGACGTGATAAGTCTCCTCAGCAAACTTCTTGGCCTGAGCAGCGTCATGGCCAATGTACAAGTTATCGACTAATTTCCATCCGTCAATAAATTATACATTTTTACAAGAGTAAGGTTTAAAAATGACTTACAGAGGATGTCCTCAGTCATAGTCCAGAGCTCGATACCGACACCGCCAATCTTGGTAAAGTCAGAGGGATGAAGATCCTCAAAGAAAGCTGGGTTGGCAATCTTTCGAGGAGCCCAGGGGCCCTTGTAGTCAGGGTTGGGAATCTTCGGGACAGTCCATTTGCCCTGCTGATGGGTCAGTGGATGTGAACTTGTAATGGACAGAGGATGGGTTACATACCTTGTAGGCGGGGTTCCTGATCTTAGGAGCAGTCCAAGGACCGCAGCCGGAGACGTCCTCACACTTGGGGTTCGGGACCATAGGGGGGATCCAGTCAccgtcttcctcgtcctAATCTTTCCATCAGCTTTATTCTTGTTCCATATCAAGAGTGAAATGCACTCACGTCCCATTCCTCGGGCTTCTCAGCCTCGGGATCAGGAATGGTCTCGGGCTCCTCCTCGAGCCAGTCCTCGGGCTTGGCGGCAGAAGTATCGGTGATCATGATAGGAGCATCCTCATCCCAGTCGTCAGGTTTAGTAGCAGTGACGTCGTCAATTTCAGCTTCATCGACCCAAGTTTCGGGCTTGAAGTCCTCGGGGtcatcaatctccttgGGAGGGTTGACGGGAGGGTCAAAGTCTTCCAACAAGCTACCCTTCCTGACGGACTCGTCGTTGATGAGAATCTCAAAGGTCTGATCGGGGCTAGTCCTGGCGTTAGCAAAAGAAGACTAGAACACTCTTTTAGTGGAAAGGATAACTTACTTAGTGATCAAGGTGTAAAGGGCGGTGGTCTTAGTGATCTTAGGGGCAGGAGGGTTCTTCAGGTGcttctcttcccattcACCGGTGAGAGGGTTCTTGTGtcggaagatgaagtgAACCTTGTTGGTGGAACCGCACTTGTCGGGACCGAACATGATGGTGAAGGGGGTCTACAGATGACTTAGCACTCGTGCGGTGACCTTGGCTTTCTTTTTGATAGCTTGACTCACCTTGTCAGTGTAGTCCTCACCAGCACGAAGACCTTCGTCTTGCTGGTCGGTCAGCAACTTGATATAAGCACCACCGCACTCGAGACCCTTTTGGAGTTTGACCTCGTACTGAACGACGAGAGACTTGCCCTTGGGGTCAATGGGTTCGTCGAAAAGAGTAGAGATGGCATGGTGAGCGGCCTTGGTCTCTACACACATTTGTCAGCGACACAGCTACAGAAAGAAGCagaaagatgaaggacatACTCAAAACGAGACCCTTGTCACCAGAAATACCGGGATAAACCTCGGGTTCCTCAATCTCCCACTGACCGACATAAGAGAAGATCTCGTCGCCAACGGGAGTCTGTTTAGTAGCTCGAGAGACGGTCCATCGAGATTCAGGAATAGACTCGAGGAATTGCTCAATGAAGGGCGCGGTGAGAGAGGTGGGCTAGAGTCAGGACAAAGGGAGTGAGCTGAATTTGTTCCGGTCGCGTCTCTGACACAGGAGGACGTACGTGGAAGACAGCCCTGTCTGCAAGGGCACCGGCAGCCATGATGAGGGCGCCGGTACCAGCTACTCCAGCGACGTTCTGAGGACGCATTTTGATGTTTTGAATAAGAGATGTAGATGGAAAGTGAGAGTTGTGGAATGCGGGGGAAAGAGGGGGGATGGATGAATGGAAGACGATTGATGCCGCAACGGCAACCGTCGACGTGGAAGATACCTGGATGACACAGCACCCAGAATATTCCACCGCAGCCCAGTTTCAGAGTTCCAGCTCCAGATGATTTTGGGCACTTTGCACACTCACCATACAAACCTTAATCTTAAATGGGCCGTTAAGAGCAACGTGGCCCAGAGGCTGTGTTAGTCATAATTTACGTAAAATGTAAGGGCTCTCGGCGAACAACAAGCCGCCGACGCATGACGGAGGTCGCATGTTGACCTTCACATCTCCATCTATTCTACTTTCCTACTCCCATTTCCACATTTCCCCCAACCATGTCGCCCAACGCAACCTATGCATCTACACACGCTCACCCTTCCCATATCGACATCCCTCCAGCTTCAGGGGACCCACAGTTCGCTGAAGACGACCTCGTCATTACTCCCGATGACGGCTTTACCCCGAGTGCGGACAAACCACCGCCAACGAGAGGTATATTGAAGAACCCATTAAGCAATTTTATTGGGTCTGATGGCGAGCGGATTGCCGGCGAGCAGTAAGTCTTTTCCTTGAAGTTTGATTAGAATATGAGCTGATGTGTTGTAGTTTGCAATGGGATGAGGCGAATATTGCCTTGACAGAGGTTCAGAAGGATTCTCTCATGTAAGTCATTCTCGCACATGTAGAGTCAAAACCATTTTAACGTCATGTAGGAAAATAGATGAACCAAAGACACCATTCGTACGATATGATGCCTTAAACGACCGAGTTCTTCCGAACGGTTCGTCTGTTTTCGTATTACAACCCATGCCCACTCTTTCTGACTATCATTTATGTTGCAGACATCGATGTTCCCAGCTTCGACTTGGAAAACGACAAGGCTCCTCGATCACCTACTGCCCCATTGAGTCCTCGAAACAGTATCGGTCTCAGCCCAGACCAAGTCGCTCGAAACACATTTATGAACTCTCAACCCCCACGTcgtccatcatcatccacctctACTTCCTCGcgctctccatccttctcgCTCCCTACTAAAGATCATCCCGTTCGACCGGGATCATCTTCCCCACGCACTTCAACGGGATCAATTCACAGTGCCAACGGCAGTGTCAGTGGGTTGGAGCTGGGAGCAACAGCCGCGAACACGGCAGCCAACAGTGGAGAAGTGTTTTCGGATtccgaagaagagatggacgAGGAGACGAAAGCGAGGCATAAGGagtttgaaaagaaaaggactAGTCATTATTCCAAGGAGGCGGCGTTTGCTATGAGGAAGGCAAAGGAGCTGCTTcaaaaagaggaggaagagggagaaggcgacgacgacgaggagAATGCGAAAGAAACGATGGATCTGGATGAGTAGGTGGGTTAGGGAGTTTGGATTGAGGGCTTTTCTGATGATTCATTTTTCGCATGactatttttttttttgttaTTTTATGTTAAAACCTAAAGCGTTGTTTCATATTATATATCATGACTGCGTAATCCTTATGTAACGGGTTTGTTCCTTGTATCACTGCAGTACTTATCTGATTTGCCAAAGTGTCCATGGAAGTGCGTGCAGCGGTGAAAGGCAGGCTGGCAGTAAGTGTCTTCATTCGTCTTTACTGAGATCTTCTCTTATAAGCCCGCCGATTCGCTAGACAAGTAATCGTTATTATTCTCTGGTGTGTTCTCTAGGTCTTCAAGCTACACTCCATGATGTCTGTGCAAAGGctggaggggaagaagacggatTATCGAGAGGACGAGGAATAGCGCTTGATAGCCGGCGGCGGGGATGTCCGTGTTCCTGAACGCgatattattattatgtTTTTCCCAAAATTTCaattcttctccacctctcaCTCCCGGACAGCCGCTCATCgctcatctctttctctgtCTCTCTACACTTTTTCCACCTGGAACAAACTAAacaagaaaaaaggaaaaccaATATGTCTGCCGAAGAGCTCGCTGCCAGCCCCAAATTAAgtaaggaagagaaaaaggcTCGTAAGGAGGCAAAGAAGCTCAAGAAGGCAGAGAAGGCGGCCAAGGAGGCTGTTGTCCAGGAAGATATTGCGACTGAGGAAGTGAAGGAGGAGATCGAAAAgacggagaagaaggagaggaaagagaagaaggacaaaaaggacaagaaggataagaagagaaaggaggTCGaccaggaagaggacgagagCCGCGCCACCTCTGTTACCGTTACCGAAGAGCctcccaagaagaagaagaagtccAAGGACGCCGAGTCTTCCGAGACGCCTACTTCTACCGTGACTCCTAGCGAGTCTGAAAACCCCCTTTTGTCTAAGAAACAGCAAAAGAAGCTTGCCAAGGCCTctgccgccgccgccgctACCTCATCCGCCGCTGCCATCCCTGCCCCTACCGTCCCCACCACTTTCGCCGCGGAACACAACACCTTCCTCACCTCGAACAACATCACCCTCACCCCTTCcatttttcctcctcttctctccatccgCGATCTGCCAATCAACTCCAAACTTCAACCTTTCCTTAACAAATTCGAGAAACCAACTCCTATCCAAGCATGTTCATGGCCTGCATTGTTGCGTAAGAAGGATGTGGTCGGTATCGCTGAGACTGGATCGGGTAAGACCTTGGCGTTTGGTGTTCCTGGGAtcaacctcctctcccacctGCCGCCTGTGACGGGCTCtaagaagggaagaggtCAAGTGCCAGGACAGATCCAGATGCTCGTTCTCGCCCCGACGAGAGAATTGGCGCAACAATCGCACGAGCACCTTTCCGCGTTTGGGGAGCAAGTGGGGTTGAAGAGTGTCTGTATCTTTGGTGGTGTGGGGAAGGACGGACAGGCGAAAGAGTTGAGTCAGAGGGAGGCGAGGGTGGTCGTTGGGACTCCGGGGAGGACTTTGGATCTTGCTGATTCCGGAGAGCTGGACCTTTCCAGGTAAGTACTGTGATCAGGTATCAGTTTAGAGAAGGGACTGATGGAGTATGGGGTTAAAGTGTGTCGTACCTTGTGTTGGACGAAGCCGACAGGATGCTTGATGCTGGTTTCGAGAATGACATTCGCCGAATTATTGCACACACCCCTGGCCACAAGGAAGGTAGACAAACTGTCATGTGTGAGTTTTCCTGTGCCCTATCTGCAAAGTTGATGTTATATCCTGACGGTTTTGTAACAATCAAGTCTCGGCCACCTGGCCCGAGAGCGTGAGGCGACTTGCGAGCACCTTTTTGAATGACCCTTTGCGTATTACTGTCGGTAGTGATGAGCTTTCCGCGAACAAAAGGATCGAACAGGTCGTCGAGGTTCTTGACAATCCTCGTGACAAGGAGTAAGCAGGCCGACAATACAACTAGATACCTGCTTGCTAATTTTGACCTTCTTTTTATTTATTGATCTTAGCTTCCGACTTACCCACCATCTCAGAGCCCACCTTAAAGCTCATCCCAACTCCAAAGCCTCACCGACCCGTATTCTAGTCTTTGCGCTGTACAAAAAAGAAGCTCAGCGTCTTGAATACACCATTCGGCGAGCCGGCTACGCCGTCGGCGCTCTCCATGGCGATATGACCCAAGAAGCCCGATTCAAAGCTCTTGAAGCGTTCAAGACTGGCCAGCAAAACGTCTTGGTCGCTACTGACGTCGCGGCGCGAGGTTTGGATATCCCTGATGTCGGGTTGGTCATTAATGTGACTTTCCCCTTGACAACAGAGGACTTTGTGCATAGATGTGGACGTACGGGTCGAGCGGGCAAGACCGGCAAGGCAGTGACGTTCTTCACGGGTGAGAACCATGAGAAATCTTTGGCGGGTGAGTTTATGAGGGTGTTGAGGGATGTCGGTGCGGAGATCCCCAAGGAGATGGACAGATTCCCTACTAccatcaagaagaagggtgagtTCTCATTCTTTCAATTCAGTTTCACTGCGGAATTGTGCTGACGGGAACGACTTAGAACATGGATCATACGGTGCTTTCTACAAGGACACTACAAATGCTCCTGCGCCTACGAAGATTACTTTTGACTAAGAATTACGTTTTCTATTTCTCTGGCTTGTCTTTTTTCGCATTTCTAAATCATTCGTGTAGACACTGGTCGTATGAGATAGACTAGACTTTTCCCTTTGTGTATGaatcatccttcttccttctgccTTCATTCCATCTCCGTGCGTCGTTGTTGTGCGGTGGCCGGTGAGTCATTGATTCGCGGTTATTTGTCAGCGACGGCGAGTGTCCGTGCAGGTGTGCCTGAAAGTCATTCCCCATTATTACTATATAACGATCTCCGGGTTTCCAGGGGATCTAGATCGACACTTTTGGTGCTTCGATGTCCGTTCCTCCACTTTTTGCTTGAAACTGTCGTGCCATGCAGAGCTCGTTTAAATCCAGCCCGTCGGCATCGTGCATGGATTGCCGTAGTGACGATTATCGGTCGACCCGCAAAGAGAGTCCAACGTTCAGAGTTTATCGTGTTATATTATAAGACCGCCGGAGACTTGTGAATTCCTCTCGCCATATTTAACACTAGTTTGAAATCCAATCTCTGAATCATTTTACCATCATCTTTAAGCAATCACTTACACATTCAAACTACCAAATCTCCACATCCTTCATCGATCCAACATGACCTTTTTCGACAGCATCGCTTCAAAGTTTGGTTACGAATCCATCCCAGCAGACGTTGCCAACAAGAGCTTCTATGATTTGAAAGCCAAATTGCCCGGGAACAAGGGTGACCTGGACTTTGTGCGTGCCCTTTTTTATCATGCCATCTAGATAAGGGAATAAGTGCTGACAGAACATATGCAGTCCACTTTGAAAGGCAAGGCTGTCTTGATCGTCAACACTGCCTCCAAATGGCAAGTCTTTTGCTTTATTAACATGCATTAAAACAAATATAAGAACTGACTTGTATTGTGATGTGTAGTGGTTTCACCCCGCAGTACAACGGTCTTGAAGAGCTTTACAAGACTTACGGGGACAAGGGTCTTGTCGTCCTCGGTTTCCCTTCCAACGAATTTGGAGGACAAGAGCCTGGctctgatgatgatatcGCCCAATTTTGTACCGTGAGTCATCAGTCATTTATCCCGCCACACATCTTGTGTTCGACGTATGGGCCAGAGGTATAGTGGCTGACATCGgattatttattattagCTCAACCATGGCGTCACTTTCCCTCTTATGAAGAAGTCTGAAGTAAACGGGAAGAACATGAACGAGGTCTTTGCCTGGTTGAAGTCTCAGAAGGGAGAGCATGTTGGTGGTGTTGCCGGGACCACTGCTATCAAGTGGTACGTTCCCTTTTTCATGAACTTCAGATACATACTGTTATATTAGTCAGAGCTGACATCCGATCATTTGTATAGGAACTTTACCAAATTCCTTATCGACAAGGAGGGCAAGTGTGTTGGCCGATATGGCTCTTCCACTAAGCCAGAGAAGCTCAAGGAGGAAATCGAGAAGCTTCTCTCGTAAGCTGCGGTA
Coding sequences within:
- a CDS encoding ATP-dependent RNA helicase DBP3, with protein sequence MSAEELAASPKLSKEEKKARKEAKKLKKAEKAAKEAVVQEDIATEEVKEEIEKTEKKERKEKKDKKDKKDKKRKEVDQEEDESRATSVTVTEEPPKKKKKSKDAESSETPTSTVTPSESENPLLSKKQQKKLAKASAAAAATSSAAAIPAPTVPTTFAAEHNTFLTSNNITLTPSIFPPLLSIRDLPINSKLQPFLNKFEKPTPIQACSWPALLRKKDVVGIAETGSGKTLAFGVPGINLLSHLPPVTGSKKGRGQVPGQIQMLVLAPTRELAQQSHEHLSAFGEQVGLKSVCIFGGVGKDGQAKELSQREARVVVGTPGRTLDLADSGELDLSSVSYLVLDEADRMLDAGFENDIRRIIAHTPGHKEGRQTVMFSATWPESVRRLASTFLNDPLRITVGSDELSANKRIEQVVEVLDNPRDKDFRLTHHLRAHLKAHPNSKASPTRILVFALYKKEAQRLEYTIRRAGYAVGALHGDMTQEARFKALEAFKTGQQNVLVATDVAARGLDIPDVGLVINVTFPLTTEDFVHRCGRTGRAGKTGKAVTFFTGENHEKSLAGEFMRVLRDVGAEIPKEMDRFPTTIKKKEHGSYGAFYKDTTNAPAPTKITFD